A portion of the Vreelandella subglaciescola genome contains these proteins:
- the cdd gene encoding cytidine deaminase: protein MTAPNAQLVAQLASASENAYAPYSRHPVAAVAESEDGARFAGANVEVAHYKGLCAEASALAAMVTAGQRHLTAVYVMGPGEHLCTPCGDCRQRIREFATPDTRIHVLSRQGAVLKSYRMEALLPDAFGPENLPAS from the coding sequence ATGACCGCGCCTAATGCACAGCTTGTCGCCCAGTTAGCCAGCGCCAGCGAGAATGCCTACGCGCCCTACTCCCGCCACCCGGTCGCCGCGGTGGCCGAAAGCGAAGACGGCGCGCGCTTTGCCGGCGCCAATGTGGAGGTCGCGCATTACAAGGGCTTGTGCGCCGAGGCCTCGGCGCTTGCCGCCATGGTCACCGCCGGCCAGCGCCATCTGACCGCGGTTTACGTCATGGGGCCGGGCGAGCATCTGTGCACGCCCTGCGGCGACTGCCGCCAGCGAATCCGCGAATTTGCCACGCCCGACACGCGTATTCACGTGCTCAGCCGGCAAGGCGCGGTGTTGAAAAGCTACCGTATGGAAGCGCTGCTACCCGACGCGTTCGGCCCGGAAAACCTGCCCGCGTCCTAG
- the deoD gene encoding purine-nucleoside phosphorylase: protein MATPHINAAPDDFADTVLMPGDPLRARYIAETYLDDVREVNTVRNMLGYTGFYQGRKISVMGHGMGIPSVSIYAKELITDYGVKTLIRVGSCGAVRDDVKLRDVVIGMGACTDSKVNRMRFNDHDFAAIADFDLTRHAVAAAGNQNVPVKVGNLFSADLFYNPQTDMAERLTRYGILGVEMEAAGIYGVAAEFNARALTVCTVSDHILRGESLSSEARQTTFHEMMTIALDTVLRDDADQAGDESARGENA from the coding sequence ATGGCCACGCCGCACATTAACGCCGCCCCGGATGATTTCGCCGATACCGTGCTGATGCCCGGCGATCCGCTGCGCGCCCGCTACATCGCCGAGACCTATCTGGACGACGTCCGCGAAGTGAACACCGTGCGCAACATGCTCGGCTATACCGGCTTCTATCAGGGGCGCAAAATCTCGGTCATGGGGCACGGCATGGGGATTCCGTCGGTGTCGATCTACGCCAAGGAGCTGATCACCGATTACGGCGTCAAGACGCTGATTCGCGTGGGTTCCTGCGGCGCGGTGCGCGACGACGTCAAGCTGCGCGACGTGGTCATCGGCATGGGCGCGTGCACCGATTCCAAGGTCAACCGCATGCGCTTCAACGACCACGACTTTGCCGCCATCGCCGACTTCGACCTGACGCGCCACGCCGTGGCGGCCGCGGGCAACCAGAACGTGCCGGTCAAGGTGGGCAACCTGTTTTCGGCCGATCTGTTCTACAACCCGCAGACCGACATGGCCGAGCGGCTCACGCGCTACGGTATTCTGGGCGTAGAGATGGAAGCCGCTGGCATTTACGGCGTGGCCGCGGAGTTTAACGCCCGCGCGCTGACCGTCTGCACGGTGTCGGACCACATCCTCAGGGGCGAATCGCTCTCCAGCGAAGCGCGCCAGACCACCTTCCACGAGATGATGACCATCGCCCTGGATACCGTACTGCGCGATGACGCCGACCAGGCCGGTGACGAAAGCGCCCGTGGGGAAAACGCATGA
- a CDS encoding J domain-containing protein: MNPPARACHPRPVTPPLPAINLTAGSMEMPIARFSPFELVLLQSHSQVDTATLLLQAWLLTHRDNVSESQRYRRLAQEAASFGHGHDLGPLMRIAGQRDMQAIQLAAEVLRRECTAGQGLAVMHKAIAVATDDGSLSLANHYILRFLADLLGIAPATLDTLFQELAGTPLAPPQDLSRDAYWREHNPAHYRRQAEQEAEQARARAEAQQAEARRAAEQQRRQQEHEREQARAHRERQQREREHRQQQQERQRQHHRHRPQASTPPPDRTLRALAVLGLSRGASRSDIRLAYRRMAQLHHPDRVFSQSERQVALASQRFQRIKKAYDYLMQRH, from the coding sequence ATGAATCCACCCGCCCGGGCTTGCCATCCGCGGCCGGTCACGCCACCATTGCCGGCTATTAACCTTACCGCCGGGAGCATGGAAATGCCGATTGCCCGCTTTTCACCTTTTGAGCTGGTGCTGTTACAAAGCCACAGCCAAGTGGATACGGCAACGCTTTTGCTGCAGGCCTGGCTACTGACCCACCGCGACAACGTCAGCGAAAGCCAGCGCTACCGCCGGCTGGCGCAGGAAGCGGCGAGCTTCGGCCACGGGCACGACCTTGGGCCGCTCATGCGCATCGCCGGGCAGCGCGACATGCAGGCTATTCAATTGGCCGCCGAAGTGCTGCGCCGCGAATGCACCGCCGGCCAGGGGCTTGCCGTCATGCACAAGGCCATTGCGGTGGCCACCGACGACGGCAGCCTGTCGCTGGCCAATCATTATATTCTGCGTTTTCTGGCCGATCTGCTGGGCATCGCCCCGGCCACGCTGGATACGCTGTTTCAGGAATTGGCCGGCACGCCCCTGGCGCCGCCACAAGACCTTAGCCGGGACGCCTACTGGCGCGAGCACAACCCGGCGCACTATCGCCGCCAGGCCGAACAGGAAGCCGAGCAGGCCCGCGCGCGAGCCGAGGCACAGCAGGCCGAGGCCCGGCGCGCCGCCGAACAGCAGCGGCGCCAGCAGGAACACGAGCGCGAACAGGCGCGGGCTCACCGCGAGCGCCAGCAGCGCGAACGCGAGCACCGCCAACAGCAGCAGGAAAGGCAGCGTCAGCACCATCGGCACCGCCCCCAGGCATCAACGCCGCCGCCGGATCGTACCCTGCGGGCGCTGGCGGTACTCGGGCTCTCCCGGGGGGCGAGCCGCAGCGACATTCGCCTGGCCTACCGGCGCATGGCGCAGCTGCACCACCCCGACCGTGTGTTTTCGCAAAGCGAGCGGCAGGTCGCGCTGGCATCACAGCGTTTCCAACGCATCAAAAAAGCCTATGATTATCTGATGCAGCGGCACTGA
- a CDS encoding mechanosensitive ion channel family protein: protein MRQHTTALSALIFALFISILTATLMAAPAHAQGVSLPGLSGDTAKAEKADNASFQQSLDDVIATLEDGQQREQLLESLRELKTAADASSEGGSRQGLLGALADTLTDINEQAQAGDSPAEQWSQQLHQGFDELRELVNRPGRAGIIRTTADGAVLGIIWTVLLVVMIAAGRLLATREGWPHDLPRDPRGGLMAIHFFRRMLPWALAFAVVLGLGQVMSASAGRTMVLVLAYVCLCGRALSVVFETVIAFFSRGHRFIAVRLLQQRALRGLFVIGALIALGDAVNSSRLVGMLGEDFSGLVSVLANMLAALLSARFIIKFKRPIRHLICNRPYRQRRDSGTAIELSRALGGLWHIPALLLVGGSLLAIFITVGDVGTALARSIVSASLLVLTLVITGLLRRHAERRRKRRRPPRYREYRRRLERFGFVLAHICSWVVFAELFMQVWGNSLFGLGQQGVASARIGEALLSLGATVLLAWLVWIFADTAIQRGLVSSTRSRGRRVNQARAQTITPMIRNVIFVTILIIAGIAGLANLGVNVTPLLAGAGVIGLAIGFGAQTLVQDLITGIFILIEDSLAVDDFVQINSHMGTVEGLTLRTVRLRDLDGIVHIITFSRIDSIHNMSRQFGIALLKIRIPYAMRIDDAITLMQETAQELRNDPMMRHYIWSPLEMQGIHAFEDGCPILRMRFRTAPEMQWDVSRAFNLMLKQRMENQEIDLGVPRISLSMEARSERQQNDDDITTLEEAPAQGEAADADAGGGDDDPEVTHRPTPPKPAPMPTKQEKSREQALTRTKPQAQGKPSGETRTDGSNDGDGD, encoded by the coding sequence GTGCGACAGCACACCACTGCGCTTAGCGCGCTGATTTTCGCGCTATTCATCAGCATTTTAACGGCAACTCTGATGGCCGCTCCGGCGCACGCGCAGGGGGTATCGCTGCCGGGGCTAAGCGGCGATACCGCCAAGGCGGAAAAAGCCGATAACGCGTCGTTTCAACAATCGCTCGACGATGTGATCGCCACGCTGGAAGACGGTCAGCAGCGCGAGCAGCTGCTGGAGTCGCTACGCGAGCTGAAAACGGCCGCCGACGCGTCGTCAGAAGGCGGCAGTCGCCAGGGGCTGCTGGGCGCGCTGGCCGATACCCTGACCGACATCAACGAGCAGGCCCAGGCCGGCGACTCCCCCGCCGAACAGTGGTCGCAGCAGCTGCATCAGGGCTTTGACGAGCTGCGTGAGCTGGTCAACCGGCCCGGCCGCGCCGGCATTATCCGCACCACCGCCGACGGCGCCGTGTTGGGGATTATCTGGACGGTACTGCTGGTGGTGATGATTGCCGCGGGCCGATTGCTGGCCACGCGCGAAGGCTGGCCGCACGACTTGCCCCGCGATCCGCGCGGCGGATTGATGGCCATCCACTTTTTCCGTCGCATGCTGCCCTGGGCGTTGGCCTTTGCCGTGGTGCTGGGGCTGGGTCAGGTCATGTCGGCAAGCGCCGGGCGTACGATGGTGCTGGTGCTGGCCTATGTGTGCTTATGTGGCCGGGCGCTGTCGGTGGTGTTTGAAACCGTGATTGCCTTTTTCAGCCGCGGGCACCGCTTTATTGCCGTGCGTCTGTTGCAGCAGCGTGCGCTGCGCGGGCTGTTCGTGATTGGCGCGCTGATCGCGCTGGGCGATGCGGTGAATTCCAGCCGGCTAGTGGGCATGCTGGGTGAAGACTTTTCCGGCCTGGTGTCAGTACTCGCCAATATGCTTGCGGCGTTGCTGTCGGCGCGCTTTATCATCAAGTTCAAGCGCCCGATACGCCATTTGATCTGCAACCGGCCTTATCGCCAGCGGCGTGATTCGGGCACCGCCATCGAGCTTAGCCGCGCCCTCGGCGGGCTTTGGCACATTCCCGCGCTGCTGCTGGTGGGCGGCTCGCTGCTGGCGATTTTCATTACCGTGGGCGATGTCGGTACCGCTCTGGCACGCTCGATTGTGTCGGCCAGCCTGCTGGTGTTGACGCTGGTGATTACCGGCCTGCTGCGCCGCCACGCCGAGCGGCGCAGGAAGCGCCGCCGTCCGCCGCGCTACCGTGAGTACCGTCGCCGGCTGGAGCGCTTTGGCTTTGTGCTGGCGCATATCTGCTCGTGGGTGGTGTTTGCCGAACTGTTCATGCAGGTCTGGGGCAACTCGCTGTTTGGCCTGGGCCAGCAGGGCGTGGCCAGTGCGCGCATCGGTGAAGCGCTGCTAAGCCTGGGTGCCACCGTACTGCTGGCATGGCTGGTGTGGATTTTTGCCGATACTGCGATTCAGCGGGGGCTGGTGTCGTCGACGCGCTCCCGCGGGCGGCGGGTGAATCAGGCCCGCGCGCAGACCATCACGCCGATGATCCGCAACGTGATCTTCGTCACTATCCTGATCATTGCCGGGATCGCCGGGCTGGCCAACCTGGGGGTGAACGTGACGCCGCTGCTGGCCGGTGCCGGGGTGATCGGTCTGGCGATCGGTTTTGGCGCCCAGACGCTGGTGCAGGATCTGATCACCGGTATCTTCATTCTGATCGAAGATTCGCTGGCGGTGGATGACTTTGTCCAGATCAACAGCCACATGGGCACCGTCGAGGGGCTGACGCTGCGCACCGTGCGTCTGCGCGATCTGGACGGCATCGTGCATATCATTACCTTCAGCCGGATCGATTCGATCCATAACATGTCGCGCCAGTTCGGCATTGCGCTGCTGAAAATCCGCATTCCCTACGCGATGCGGATCGACGACGCCATTACGCTGATGCAGGAAACCGCTCAGGAGCTGCGCAACGACCCGATGATGCGCCACTACATCTGGTCGCCGCTGGAAATGCAGGGGATCCACGCCTTTGAAGACGGCTGCCCGATTTTACGGATGCGCTTTCGTACCGCGCCGGAAATGCAGTGGGATGTTTCCCGGGCGTTTAACCTGATGCTCAAGCAGCGTATGGAAAATCAGGAAATCGACCTTGGCGTGCCGCGTATCAGCCTGAGCATGGAGGCCCGCTCGGAGCGTCAGCAGAATGATGACGACATCACCACGCTGGAAGAAGCACCGGCGCAGGGCGAAGCCGCCGACGCTGATGCCGGGGGCGGCGATGACGACCCCGAGGTAACGCACCGGCCGACGCCGCCCAAGCCAGCGCCGATGCCGACCAAACAAGAGAAATCCAGGGAGCAGGCGTTAACTCGCACCAAGCCGCAGGCACAGGGCAAGCCCAGCGGCGAAACCCGCACAGACGGCAGCAATGATGGCGACGGTGACTAA
- the deoC gene encoding deoxyribose-phosphate aldolase codes for MPASINLTQAARQALPLVDLTSLNATDTDADIESLCQQAKTPFGHPAAVCVYPQFIVTARRALTAHTLNGQVKIASVTNFPDGGADVMAAARETREAVASGADEVDVVLPYRTLIDGDEDTCLEFVEMCQAACGGQALLKIILETGELKEPALIKRASEIAIEGGADFIKTSTGKVEVSATLEAAEIMLNAIKDSGQDVGFKASGGVRTTEDAAEYLALAADIMGPAWISPKHFRFGASGLLANLAATLTGNVGTAQGDY; via the coding sequence ATGCCTGCTTCGATCAACCTGACCCAAGCCGCTCGCCAGGCGCTACCGCTGGTGGACTTGACCAGCCTCAACGCCACGGATACCGACGCCGACATCGAGTCGCTGTGCCAGCAGGCGAAAACTCCTTTCGGCCACCCGGCCGCAGTGTGCGTGTACCCCCAGTTCATCGTTACTGCGCGGCGCGCACTCACCGCCCACACGCTCAACGGCCAGGTCAAGATCGCCTCGGTGACCAACTTTCCCGATGGCGGCGCCGATGTGATGGCGGCCGCGCGTGAAACCCGCGAAGCCGTGGCCTCCGGCGCCGATGAAGTCGACGTGGTGCTGCCCTACCGCACGCTGATCGACGGCGATGAAGACACCTGCCTGGAGTTTGTCGAAATGTGTCAGGCGGCCTGCGGCGGCCAGGCGCTGTTGAAAATCATCCTCGAAACCGGCGAGCTCAAGGAGCCGGCGCTGATCAAGCGCGCCAGCGAAATCGCCATCGAAGGCGGCGCCGACTTCATCAAGACCTCGACCGGCAAAGTCGAGGTCAGCGCCACTCTTGAAGCCGCCGAGATCATGCTCAACGCGATCAAGGACAGCGGTCAGGACGTGGGCTTCAAGGCGTCCGGCGGCGTGCGCACCACCGAAGACGCTGCCGAATACCTCGCGCTCGCGGCCGACATCATGGGCCCGGCGTGGATTAGCCCCAAACACTTCCGCTTTGGCGCTTCCGGCCTGCTGGCCAACCTTGCTGCCACGCTGACCGGCAACGTTGGCACCGCACAAGGAGACTACTGA
- the tenA gene encoding thiaminase II yields MGYQFSDLTSACEQDWHAYIKHDFVRQLGAGTLEDGAFRHYLKQDYLFLIHFGRAYALAAYKSASLADLRQALEGMKAIIDIELDLHIEFCRQWGISEDDLAALPEARATLAYTRYVLDTGSRGDLLDLHVALSPCLVGYGEIARWLNAQPFTRRGADNPFDAWIAMYEGEEFQQAMQAEIAWLDARLAEVSPARFAELKKIFNDATRLEIDFWQMGLDRAD; encoded by the coding sequence ATGGGTTATCAGTTCAGCGATCTGACCAGCGCCTGCGAGCAAGATTGGCACGCCTACATCAAGCACGATTTTGTCCGTCAGCTGGGCGCCGGCACGTTGGAAGACGGCGCGTTTCGCCACTACCTGAAGCAGGACTACCTGTTTCTGATCCACTTTGGCCGCGCCTACGCGCTGGCGGCGTATAAAAGCGCCAGCCTTGCCGACCTGCGTCAGGCGCTTGAGGGCATGAAGGCGATTATCGATATCGAACTCGACCTGCATATCGAATTCTGCCGCCAGTGGGGCATCAGCGAGGACGACCTGGCGGCGCTGCCCGAAGCCCGGGCAACGCTGGCCTACACCCGTTACGTGCTCGACACCGGCAGCCGCGGCGACCTGCTCGACCTCCACGTGGCGCTGTCGCCCTGCCTCGTCGGCTACGGTGAAATTGCCCGCTGGCTGAACGCCCAGCCCTTCACCCGGCGCGGCGCCGACAACCCTTTCGACGCCTGGATTGCGATGTACGAAGGCGAGGAGTTCCAGCAGGCCATGCAGGCCGAAATCGCGTGGCTCGACGCGCGTCTGGCCGAGGTGTCGCCCGCGCGCTTTGCCGAGCTCAAGAAAATCTTTAACGACGCCACGCGGCTGGAAATCGACTTCTGGCAGATGGGGCTTGATCGCGCCGATTGA
- a CDS encoding amidoligase family protein → MTLQAPPAPHNANGKPRRVGVEIEFAGLPPKDTALIVRKLFGGELNVVSPHRLLVEGTRWGEFVIELDTQYAHPDHKVLDDHVALDSEWARHQHQLHVEFHQKTRELIGDMVTGLVPTEIVCPPVPWNELDSLDRLFDALREHGAKGTDASLLYGFGLHLNPEIASADSADIRAMLQAYLLLAPWLRDEIKVDITREVLPHANPFPREYALKVLDARYRPDLPTLIDDYLRDNPTRNRELDMLPLFAHLCPEHPHALLRSRLTQARPTFHYRLPNAQLSQPGWGAVTEWNRWVEVEKLAADRDALAERCAAYIADHGRPFYRRWADKLLRPFCSR, encoded by the coding sequence ATGACGCTGCAAGCGCCCCCAGCCCCCCACAATGCCAACGGCAAACCGCGCCGCGTCGGCGTGGAAATCGAGTTTGCCGGCCTGCCGCCCAAGGATACCGCGCTGATCGTGCGCAAGCTGTTTGGCGGAGAGCTTAACGTGGTCAGCCCTCATCGGCTACTGGTAGAAGGCACCCGCTGGGGCGAATTCGTGATCGAGCTGGACACCCAGTATGCCCACCCTGACCACAAGGTACTTGACGACCACGTTGCGCTAGACAGCGAATGGGCGCGCCACCAGCACCAGCTGCACGTGGAGTTTCACCAGAAAACCCGCGAGTTGATCGGCGACATGGTCACCGGGCTGGTGCCCACCGAAATCGTCTGCCCGCCGGTGCCCTGGAACGAGCTCGACTCGCTGGATCGCCTGTTCGATGCCCTGCGCGAACACGGCGCCAAAGGCACCGATGCCAGCTTGCTCTACGGTTTTGGCCTGCACTTGAATCCCGAAATCGCCTCGGCGGATAGCGCTGACATTCGCGCCATGCTTCAGGCTTACCTACTGCTGGCGCCCTGGCTGCGCGACGAGATCAAGGTGGACATCACCCGTGAGGTGCTGCCCCACGCCAACCCGTTTCCCCGGGAGTATGCGCTGAAAGTGCTCGACGCGCGCTATCGACCCGACCTGCCCACGCTCATCGACGACTACCTTCGCGACAACCCGACGCGCAATCGCGAGCTGGATATGCTGCCGCTGTTTGCCCACCTGTGCCCGGAACACCCGCACGCGCTGCTGCGCAGCCGGCTGACCCAAGCGCGCCCCACCTTTCATTATCGGCTACCCAACGCCCAGCTGTCCCAGCCCGGCTGGGGCGCTGTGACCGAATGGAATCGCTGGGTCGAGGTAGAAAAGCTCGCCGCCGACCGCGACGCGCTGGCCGAACGCTGTGCGGCGTACATTGCCGACCACGGCCGACCGTTTTATCGCCGCTGGGCGGACAAGC
- the deoA gene encoding thymidine phosphorylase: MAAQASASLLPQELIRLKRDGQPLPDHELAAFIQGIADERISDAQIGAFTMATYLNGMSPAEVVALTRATRDSGHVMRWDDLNLPGPVVDKHSTGGVGDLVSLVLGPWVAACGAFVPMISGRGLGHTGGTLDKLESIPGYDPYPAPERFRQIVKQEGVAIIGQTGQLAPADKRIYGVRDVTATVESIPLITASILGKKLASGLDALVMDVKVGSGAFMPTPEASRELAQSIARVATQAGTPTTALLTDMSQPLAPCAGNAVEITETLALLRGERQDGRVMGVTRELAVEMLIAGKLADSRTAAIEKLDRALDSGAAAEVFSRMVHALGGPSDFIERPDDYLEKAPVIVPVYAERAGIVARIDTRAVGMSTVELGGGRLRNDAAVDHRVGFSQIAAVGDSLDNSRPLAFVHARDTAAAERAAGQLRAAVTLGDDAAHADTLIQETFRGDAL, encoded by the coding sequence ATGGCCGCGCAAGCGTCCGCGTCGCTGCTGCCCCAGGAGCTGATTCGGTTAAAGCGCGACGGCCAGCCGCTGCCGGACCACGAGCTGGCCGCCTTTATTCAGGGTATCGCCGATGAACGCATCAGCGACGCCCAGATCGGCGCGTTCACCATGGCCACCTACCTGAACGGCATGAGCCCCGCCGAGGTAGTCGCGCTGACCCGCGCCACGCGGGATTCCGGCCACGTCATGCGCTGGGACGACTTGAACCTGCCCGGCCCCGTGGTCGACAAGCACTCCACCGGCGGCGTAGGTGATCTGGTCTCGCTGGTGCTGGGCCCCTGGGTCGCGGCCTGCGGCGCCTTTGTACCCATGATTTCGGGGCGCGGGCTGGGCCATACCGGCGGCACGCTGGACAAGCTGGAGTCCATCCCCGGCTATGATCCCTACCCCGCGCCCGAGCGCTTTCGCCAGATCGTCAAGCAGGAAGGCGTGGCGATCATCGGCCAGACCGGCCAGCTCGCCCCGGCGGACAAGCGCATCTACGGCGTGCGCGACGTTACCGCCACGGTGGAATCCATCCCGCTGATCACCGCCTCGATTCTGGGCAAGAAACTCGCCTCGGGCCTCGATGCGCTGGTGATGGACGTCAAGGTGGGCAGCGGCGCGTTCATGCCCACGCCCGAAGCCTCCCGTGAGCTTGCCCAAAGCATTGCCCGCGTGGCTACTCAGGCCGGCACGCCGACCACCGCGCTGCTGACCGACATGAGCCAGCCGCTGGCGCCCTGCGCGGGCAACGCCGTGGAAATCACCGAAACGCTGGCGCTGCTGCGCGGCGAGCGTCAGGACGGCCGCGTGATGGGCGTGACCCGCGAGCTGGCGGTCGAAATGCTTATCGCCGGCAAGCTTGCCGACAGCCGCACGGCGGCCATTGAAAAGCTCGACCGGGCGCTTGATTCCGGCGCGGCGGCCGAGGTGTTTTCGCGCATGGTGCACGCCCTGGGCGGGCCGTCAGACTTTATCGAACGCCCGGACGACTATCTGGAAAAAGCCCCGGTGATCGTCCCTGTGTATGCCGAGCGCGCGGGAATCGTGGCACGCATCGACACCCGCGCCGTGGGCATGAGCACGGTCGAGCTGGGCGGTGGCCGGCTGCGCAACGACGCCGCCGTCGACCACCGCGTGGGCTTCAGCCAGATTGCCGCCGTGGGCGATTCACTTGATAACAGCCGCCCGCTGGCCTTTGTGCACGCCCGGGATACCGCCGCCGCCGAGCGCGCCGCCGGGCAGCTACGCGCCGCCGTCACGCTGGGCGATGACGCCGCTCACGCCGACACGCTGATTCAGGAAACCTTCCGGGGAGACGCCCTATGA
- a CDS encoding aminotransferase class V-fold PLP-dependent enzyme: MAGLLPNIDPEGLLEYSVVYTDRALNHMSQRFQGVMRDISATLKDVYNAHSTAIIPGSGTFGMEAVARQFATDQQVMVIRNGWFSYRWTQIIEQGRLTEQHTVLKARRLNPDDAQSPFIPVPAEDAAERIRAEKPAVVFAPQVETAAGMLLPDDYLRTIAEATHDAGGILVLDAIAAGTLWVDMQDLGVDVVVTAPQKGWSGSPCCAMVMFSERATQRLEQTQSNSFACDLGKWHGVMQAYENGGHAYYATLPTDALQTLRDIMQETRDYGFDQVKNEQLAVGQAVRDMLKRHGFISVAAEGFEAPGVVVCYTADPKLPAKLAEAGVQVAGGVALKCDEGDNFQTFRIGLFGLDKLHYPQRSVDNLERALDSLKD, encoded by the coding sequence ATGGCTGGCCTGCTGCCCAACATCGACCCTGAAGGGCTTTTGGAATACTCCGTGGTCTATACCGATCGCGCGCTCAACCATATGTCCCAGCGTTTTCAGGGCGTGATGCGCGACATTTCCGCCACGCTCAAGGACGTCTACAACGCCCACTCGACGGCGATCATTCCCGGCAGCGGCACCTTCGGCATGGAAGCCGTGGCGCGCCAGTTCGCCACCGATCAGCAGGTGATGGTGATTCGCAACGGCTGGTTCAGCTACCGCTGGACCCAGATCATCGAACAGGGTCGGCTGACCGAGCAGCATACCGTGCTCAAGGCGCGTCGCCTGAATCCTGACGACGCCCAGTCGCCGTTCATCCCGGTGCCGGCCGAAGATGCGGCCGAGCGCATTCGCGCCGAAAAGCCCGCCGTGGTGTTTGCCCCTCAGGTTGAAACGGCCGCCGGCATGCTGCTGCCCGATGACTACCTGCGCACCATTGCCGAGGCGACTCACGACGCCGGCGGCATTCTAGTGCTCGATGCCATCGCCGCCGGTACGCTGTGGGTCGATATGCAGGATCTGGGCGTTGACGTAGTGGTGACCGCGCCGCAGAAAGGCTGGAGCGGCTCGCCCTGCTGCGCCATGGTGATGTTCTCCGAGCGCGCGACTCAACGCCTTGAGCAAACCCAGAGCAACAGCTTCGCCTGCGATCTGGGCAAATGGCACGGCGTCATGCAGGCCTACGAAAACGGCGGCCATGCCTACTACGCCACCCTGCCCACCGATGCGCTGCAAACCCTGCGCGACATCATGCAGGAAACCCGGGATTACGGCTTTGATCAGGTCAAAAACGAGCAGCTGGCGGTAGGCCAGGCCGTGCGCGACATGCTCAAGCGCCACGGCTTTATCAGCGTGGCCGCCGAAGGCTTTGAGGCACCGGGCGTGGTGGTGTGCTACACCGCCGACCCCAAACTGCCCGCCAAGCTCGCCGAGGCCGGCGTTCAGGTGGCCGGCGGCGTGGCGCTCAAGTGCGACGAAGGCGATAACTTCCAGACCTTCCGCATCGGCCTTTTCGGCCTCGACAAGCTGCACTACCCCCAGCGCAGCGTGGACAACCTTGAGCGCGCCCTCGATTCGCTGAAAGACTAA
- a CDS encoding phosphopentomutase: MTRAIVLVLDSFGIGSAPDADAFGDTGADTLGHIAEACAAGNADTAKRSGPLTLPNMARLGLFHAHRNSTGSVAAGVTLPETLNGAHAHAQEISSGKDTPSGHWEIAGVPVRFDWGYFTPKAESFPPALLEAIIRDAGLPGVLGNCHASGTEIIARLGDEHVASGKPIVYTSADSVFQIAAHETHFGLERLYALCETVRELLAPYNIGRVIARPFAGDSADDFARTGNRRDYSIEPPAPTVLQKLADAGGEVVSIGKIADIYAHCGITHKRKANGHDALMDATLEEVARTAASHQATPTLIMTNFVDFDSVYGHRRDIAGYAAALEHFDARLPELVAALGDDDLLLLTADHGCDPSWHGTEHTREYVPVLVRGAGVAPVNLGERATFADIGQSLAGFFELAAFDDGESFLPRASR; the protein is encoded by the coding sequence ATGACCCGCGCTATCGTACTGGTACTCGACTCGTTCGGCATCGGCAGCGCGCCGGATGCCGACGCCTTCGGCGATACCGGCGCCGACACTCTGGGCCACATCGCCGAGGCCTGCGCCGCCGGCAACGCCGACACGGCCAAGCGTTCGGGGCCACTGACGCTGCCCAACATGGCGCGGCTGGGGCTGTTTCACGCCCACCGCAACAGCACCGGCAGCGTGGCCGCCGGCGTCACCCTGCCCGAGACACTCAACGGCGCCCATGCTCACGCTCAGGAAATTTCGTCGGGCAAGGATACGCCGTCCGGCCACTGGGAAATCGCCGGCGTGCCGGTGCGTTTTGACTGGGGCTACTTTACCCCCAAGGCGGAAAGCTTCCCCCCGGCGCTGCTTGAGGCGATCATCCGCGACGCCGGGCTGCCCGGCGTGCTCGGCAACTGCCACGCCTCCGGCACCGAGATCATTGCGCGGCTGGGCGACGAGCACGTTGCCAGCGGCAAACCCATCGTCTACACCTCGGCGGATTCCGTGTTTCAGATCGCCGCCCACGAGACGCACTTTGGCCTTGAGCGGCTTTACGCGCTGTGCGAAACCGTGCGCGAGCTGCTGGCGCCCTACAACATCGGCCGAGTGATTGCCCGCCCCTTCGCCGGCGACTCCGCCGATGACTTTGCCCGCACCGGCAACCGGCGCGACTACAGCATCGAGCCGCCCGCGCCGACCGTGCTGCAAAAGCTGGCTGATGCCGGCGGCGAGGTGGTGTCGATCGGTAAAATTGCCGACATCTACGCCCATTGCGGCATTACCCACAAGCGCAAGGCCAACGGCCACGATGCGCTGATGGACGCCACCCTTGAAGAAGTCGCGCGTACCGCGGCCAGCCATCAGGCCACGCCGACGCTGATCATGACCAATTTCGTCGATTTCGATTCGGTCTATGGCCACCGTCGGGACATTGCCGGCTACGCCGCCGCGCTTGAGCACTTTGATGCCCGCCTGCCCGAGCTTGTCGCCGCCCTCGGCGACGACGATCTGCTGCTGCTCACCGCCGATCACGGCTGCGACCCCAGTTGGCACGGCACCGAACACACCCGCGAATACGTGCCCGTGCTGGTGCGTGGCGCGGGCGTAGCGCCAGTCAATCTGGGCGAGCGCGCCACCTTTGCCGACATCGGCCAGTCCCTTGCCGGCTTTTTCGAGCTTGCCGCCTTCGACGACGGCGAAAGCTTTTTGCCCCGCGCATCGCGCTGA